The genome window ATACCCGGAGTTGTTTATGGAAAAGCAAAAGATACTAAAAATATTGCAGTAGAAAGTATTACGTTACTCAAAACTGTAAGAGATGAAGGTAAAAACGCAGTAATTTCTCTTGATATCGAAGAGGATAAGCCTGTTAATGTTATGCTTCATGAGTATCAAGTTGATCCAATTCGTGACGCCGTTACCCATGTAGACTTTTATATCGTTGATCTATCTGAGGAAATGGAAGTATCGGTTGTCCTTAATCTCCAAGGCGAAGCGAAAGGTGCCAAAGAAGGCGGCGTATTACAACAACCGTTATTCGAGGTTCAAATACTTGCGAAACCAAGTGATATACCTGAAGAGATTACGCTCGATATTTCTTCCCTAGAGATTGGAAATGTCCTTACAATTGCAGACTTACCGGTGAGTGATACTTATAAATATCTTGATGATCCGGATACAACAATTGCTACAATTCTACCTCCAGGCGGAAATGAAGTAGAAGAGGAAGCGGAAGAAGAAACGGAAACAGAAGCAGAAACACAAGAATAATATTAATTGCATAGAAATTAATAACAAGACCCTCCCAAAAGATG of Oceanobacillus zhaokaii contains these proteins:
- a CDS encoding 50S ribosomal protein L25/general stress protein Ctc, which codes for MSVQLKAKKREDLTHSNTKALRESGFIPGVVYGKAKDTKNIAVESITLLKTVRDEGKNAVISLDIEEDKPVNVMLHEYQVDPIRDAVTHVDFYIVDLSEEMEVSVVLNLQGEAKGAKEGGVLQQPLFEVQILAKPSDIPEEITLDISSLEIGNVLTIADLPVSDTYKYLDDPDTTIATILPPGGNEVEEEAEEETETEAETQE